In Dromiciops gliroides isolate mDroGli1 chromosome 4, mDroGli1.pri, whole genome shotgun sequence, one DNA window encodes the following:
- the LOC122754217 gene encoding keratin-associated protein 10-3-like, producing MADSCFSGPCVPTASAASVCSSDVSCGSNICLPSSGMGSSWQLDDCPESCCEPGCCGPSCCPAPCCTPASCLTLVCRPVCCVPATCQPVCAPSPCQSLCTSSCSPDCCQQSCCQPIACGASSCQQSCSPTPSCAASPCAVQSCCLPLCCQPSCCIALPVCCKPSCCMTTACAPASSCCQPSCCRPASCVSLLCRPVCRPATCCVPLSCKPSCCTTTSSSSCCCVPSCCPATGCCRPSSCVSLLCQPTCCKPACCTATSGQKSCC from the coding sequence ATGGCAGACTCCTGTTTTTCTGGGCCCTGTGTTCCCACAGCCTCAGCCGCCTCAGTCTGCTCCAGTGATGTGAGTTGTGGCAGCAACATCTGCCTGCCCAGTTCTGGCATGGGCTCCTCCTGGCAGCTGGACGACTGCCCAGAGAGCTGTTGTGAACCTGGCTGCTGTGGGCCCTCCTGCTGCCCTGCCCCATGCTGCACACCAGCCTCCTGCCTGACCCTGGTGTGCCGCCCAGTCTGCTGTGTGCCTGCCACCTGCCAGCCAGTGTGTGCACCCAGCCCCTGCCAGTCTTTGTGCACCTCCTCCTGCTCCCCAGACTGCTGCCAGCAGTCTTGCTGCCAGCCCATTGCCTGTGGGGCTTCCTCCTGCCAGCAGTCCTGCTCCCCAACCCCTAGTTGTGCTGCCTCTCCCTGTGCAGTGCAGTCCTGCTGCCTACCCCTCTGCTGCCAGCCCAGCTGCTGCATTGCCCTCCCTGTGTGCTGCAAGCCCAGCTGCTGTATGACCACAGCCTGTGCTCCAGCCTCCTCCTGCTGCCAGCCCAGCTGCTGCCGCCCTGCCTCCTGTGTGTCCctcctctgcaggccagtgtgcAGACCAGCCACCTGCTGTGTGCCTCTCTCCTGCAAACCCTCCTGCtgcaccaccacctcctcctcctcctgctgctgtgTACCCTCCTGCTGTCCAGCCACCGGCTGCTGCCGCCCTTCCTCTTGTGTGTCCCTCCTCTGCCAGCCCACCTGCTGCAAGCCTGCCTGCTGCACTGCCACCTCTGGCCAAAAATCCTGCTGCTGA